A stretch of Hydractinia symbiolongicarpus strain clone_291-10 chromosome 9, HSymV2.1, whole genome shotgun sequence DNA encodes these proteins:
- the LOC130657411 gene encoding late histone H2B.L4-like, whose translation MSDAAAKGGKQAPKVAKKGEKRAGKKGGKIGGTGEKKRKRKRKESYAIYIYNVLKQVHPDVGVSSKAMSIMNSFVNDMFERIASEASRLALQNKKSTISSREIQTAVRLLLPGELAKHAVSEGTKAVTKYTSSK comes from the coding sequence atgtctgacgcagcagctaaaggaggaaaacaggcacctaaagtagccaagaaaggtgaaaaaagagccggcaaaaaaggaggaaagattggtggaactggtgaaaagaaacgcaagagaaagagaaaggaaagttatgctatttacatctacaatgttttgaaacaagttcacccagatgtcggagtttcaagcaaagctatgagcatcatgaactcatttgtcaacgacatgtttgagcgcattgcttccgaagcttcgcgtttggctcttcaaaacaaaaagtcgaccatctcttctcgtgaaattcaaaccgcagtacgtcttctcttgcctggagaacttgcaaaacacgcagtcagtgaaggaacaaaagccgtcacaaaatacacaagcagcaagtaa